One window of the Cryptomeria japonica chromosome 7, Sugi_1.0, whole genome shotgun sequence genome contains the following:
- the LOC131047319 gene encoding putative UPF0481 protein At3g02645, which translates to MGSKNSDQIIIDQSRWVISIRDGLCADKEKEEEKEFVIAVFNVPKELLAVKPSAYIPQSVSIGPYHQWRSELYEMERYKVAAARRFQQRINGLKFESVVEELKKHEWQIRSYYHKYLDYNEDALSWLMALDASFVLECLQFYVKQADQASKEVASEVKQLGRVLDPSGRSATHNSIMRDLMMLENQVPLFVVMKLLEMQLGSHDEAEKRLCNVVCAACEELSPFMFKMPDSSRRRIKERGHVLEVLYYAIVPAAAIDNGNTQGDETEKEALPDVSNVRKALNAVWAAISKLNVGPIRRLTALPQRLFQGRIVQFVVKLPMKLLSTLGNLPILSALKGPLTLYLWSHQRRRER; encoded by the coding sequence ATGGGTTCTAAGAATTCTGATCAGATAATTATAGATCAATCTCGCTGGGTTATTTCAATTAGGGATGGCCTGTGTgcagacaaagaaaaagaagaggaaaaggagtTCGTTATAGCTGTGTTCAATGTGCCAAAGGAGTTATTGGCAGTGAAGCCTTCAGCATACATCCCACAGTCCGTCTCCATTGGGCCATATCACCAGTGGAGATCGGAGCTGTATGAAATGGAGAGATACAAAGTGGCTGCGGCTCGTAGGTTTCAGCAGAGAATCAATGGTCTCAAGTTCGAATCTGTAGTCGAAGAATTGAAGAAGCACGAATGGCAAATACGAAGCTATTATCACAAATATCTCGACTACAACGAGGATGCTCTGTCATGGCTCATGGCTTTGGATGCCTCGTTCGTGCTTGAGTGCTTGCAGTTCTATGTCAAACAGGCGGACCAGGCTTCCAAGGAAGTGGCATCCGAGGTGAAGCAACTAGGCAGAGTATTAGATCCATCTGGAAGGAGCGCTACCCACAATTCAATTATGAgagatttgatgatgcttgagaatCAGGTACCGTTGTTCGTCGTAATGAAGTTATTGGAGATGCAGTTGGGTTCTCATGACGAGGCCGAAAAAAGGCTCTGCAATGTGGTCTGTGCTGCCTGTGAAGAATTGTCGCCCTTTATGTTCAAGATGCCAGATAGTTCACGGCGGCGTATAAAAGAAAGGGGTCATGTACTGGAGGTGCTCTATTATGCCATTGTCCCTGCAGCCGCCATAGACAATGGCAATACTCAGGGCGATGAAACTGAAAAGGAGGCGTTGCCAGATGTAAGCAATGTTAGAAAGGCTCTAAATGCGGTATGGGCAGCTATCTCCAAGTTAAACGTTGGCCCTATTAGACGTCTTACGGCACTCCCTCAGCGTCTATTCCAAGGGAGGATCGTGCAGTTTGTGGTGAAGCTGCCCATGAAACTTCTTTCTACTCTGGGGAATCTACCAATTTTGAGCGCTTTGAAGGGGCCCTTAACTCTTTATCTTTGGAGCcatcaaagaagaagagaaagatga